The Streptomyces sp. NBC_01298 genome contains the following window.
ACATGTTCCCGGTGATCTTCCTGCTCACCCGGGGCGGCCCCGGCGACTCCACGGAGATCCTGGTGACCCAGGCCTTCCGCGAGGCGTTCGTGACCAGTCCGCGCGACTTCGCGGTCTCGGCGACCTGGGGCGTACTGATCCTCCTGCTGCTCACGATGTTCGCGCTGGTCTACCGGCGCTCGCTGCGCAAGCAGGGAGAGGTGTGGTGACCATGACGACCGATTCCGCGCTGTCCGCGAAGGCGGCCTCCGCCCGCCCCCGCGGCAAGCGCTCCGCGCTCGCCTCCGCCGGCCTGCACGGCACCCTGGCCGTCGCCGCCGTGATCGCCGTCTTCCCGGTGCTGTGGATCCTGCTGACCTCCCTCAAGCCGGCGAAGCACGCCATCTCCACGGACTTCGTCAAGGAACCGACCCTCGACAACTACCGCTACCTGGTGGAGTCGACCTCCTTCCTCACCTGGTTCGGCAACTCCGTCCTGGTCGCCGGCATCACCACCGTCCTCGGGGTGTTCATCGCCGCCACCACCGGATACGCCGTCAGCCGCTTCAAGTTCCCCGGAATGAAGCCGCTGATGTGGACCCTGCTCATCACGCAGATGTTCCCGATGGCCATCCTCATCGTGCCGCTCTACAACCTCATGGGCGACCTGGGGCTGCTGAACCAGCCGCTCGGCCTGGTGATCACCTACCTCACCATCGCCGTGCCGTTCTGCGCCTGGATGATGAAGGGCTTCTTCGACACCATCCCGGTCGAGATCGACGAATCCGGCCGCGTCGACGGACTCAACCCCTTCGGCACCTTCTGGCGCCTGATCCTGCCGCTCGCCAAGCCCGGCCTCGCCGTCACCGGCTTCTACGCCTTCATCACCGCCTGGGGCGAGGTCGCCTACGCCTCCGCCTTCATGGTCGGCGACGAGCACCTCACGCTGGCCGGCGGCCTGCAGACCTTCGTCACCCAGTACACCTCCAACTGGGGTGCGATGAGCGCCGCTTCCATCCTCATCGCGATCCCCGCGGCGTTCTTCTTCCTCTTCGCCCAGCGTCACCTCGTCGCCGGGATGACGGCGGGCGCGACCAAGGGCTGACCACCCCGCGCCCCGCCCTCGTACCCACCGGCCCGACTCTTCAAGGACGACATGACCCAGCACCTCGCCGCCGAACCCTCCCTGGACGGCCTCCCCACCTCCACCGGCACCCAGCCCGGCTGGTGGAGAGAAGCGGTGATCTACCAGGTCTATCCGCGCAGTTTCGCCGACTCCAACGGGGACGGCATGGGGGACCTCGAAGGCATCCGCAGCCGACTGCCCTACCTCAAGGACCTCGGCGTCGACGCCGTGTGGCTCAGCCCCTTCTACGCCTCCCCGCAGGCCGACGCGGGCTACGACGTCGCCGACTACCGGGCCATCGACCCCATGTTCGGCAGCCTCCACGACGCCGACGCCGTGATCCGCGAAGCCCACGCGCTCGACCTGCGGATCATCGTGGACCTGGTCCCCAACCACTGCTCCGACCAGCACGAATGGTTCAAGCAGGCACTGCGCGAAGGGCCCGGTACGCCGCTGCGCGAACGGTTCCACTTCCGCGCGGGGCGGGGCGCCGACGGCACGCAGCCCCCCAACGACTGGGAGTCCATCTTCGGCGGACCCGCCTGGACCCGGGTCGCCGACGGGGAGTGGTACCTGCACCTCTTCGCCCCCGAGCAGCCCGACTTCAACTGGGAACACCCGGCCGTCCAGGACGAGTTCCGCTCGATCCTGCGCTTCTGGCTCGACCTCGGCGCCGACGGCTTCCGCATCGACGTGGCCCACGGCCTGGTCAAGGCCCCCGGCCTGCCCGACCTCGGCCGCGGCGAACAGCTCAAGCTGCTCGGCAACCAGGTGCTGCCCTTCTTCGACCAGGACGGCGTCCACGAGATCTACCGCTCCTGGCGCCGGGTCCTCGACGAGTACGCCGGCGACCGCATCGGCGTCGCCGAGGCCTGGACCCCCAGCGCAGACCGGACCGCCATGTACCTGCGGCCCGACGAACTGCACCAGGCCTTCAACTTCCACTACCTGAACACCGGTTGGGACGCAGCCGCGCTGCGCGCCACCATCGACGAGTCCCTGGACGCGATGCGCCCGGTGGGCGCGCCGACCACGTGGGTCCTGTCGAACCACGACGTGGTGCGCCACGTCACGCGCTACGGCGGCGGGGCCCGGGGCCTGGCCCGGGCGCGGGCGGCCGCGCTGCTCATGCTGGCGCTGCCCGGATCGGCGTACGTCTACCAGGGCGAGGAACTCGGCCTGCCGGAGGTCGTCGACCTCCCCGACGCCGTCCGCCAGGACCCGGCCTTCGCCCGCGGCGCCGGGCAGGACGGGCTGCGCGACGGCTGCCGCGTGCCGATCCCGTGGTCGGGCACCGAGGCCCCGTACGGCTTCGGCGAGGGTGGCAGCTGGCTGCCGCAGCCCGCCGAGTGGGCGGGCCTGAGCGTGGCCGCGCAGACCGGCGACCCGGCCTCCACCCTGGAGCTCTACCGCGCCGCGCTGCGCCTGCGCCGTACGCACCCGGAGCTGGGCGCGGGCGACGGCGTGGAGTGGCTGGAGGCCCCGGCGGGCGTCCTGGCCTTCCGCCGGGGGGACTTCACCTGCACGGTCAACACCACGGACGAGGCGGTACGGATGCCCGCGCCGGGCACCGTACTGCTGGCGAGCGGGCCCCTGCCCGACCCGTCGGAGCTGCCGGCCGACACGGCGGTGTGGTGGCGGGGATGACCTCCCCGCTGCGGCTGACGGACATCGCCGCGCAGGCCGCGGTCAGCGAGGCGACCGTCAGCCGCGTGCTCAACGGCAAGGCGGGCGTGGCGTCCGGCACCCGGCACAAGGTGCTGGCCGCCATGGACCTGCTGGGCTACGAACGCCCGGTCCGGCTGCGCAGGCGCAGCAACGGCCTGGTGGGTCTCCTCACCCCCGAGCTGACCAACCCCATCTTTCCCGCGTTCGCCCAGGTCATCGAGCAGACCCTCGCGGGCCACGGCTACACCCCGGTGCTGTGCACGCAGACCCCGGGCGGGGCCACCGAGGACGAGCTGGTGGAGCAGCTGGAGGAGCGCGGGGTCACCGGCATCGTGTTCCTGTCCGGCCTGCACGCGGACTCCTCGGCCGACCCGTCCCGCTACCAGCGGCTGGCGGCCCGCGGGGTCCCCTTCGTCCTCATCAACGGCTTCAACGAACAGGTCCAGGCCCCCTTCATCTCCCCGGACGACCGCGCGGCGGCGGACATGGCGGTCCGCCACCTGGAAGACCTGGGCCACCGCAGGATCGGCCTGGCCATCGGGCCGACGCGCTACGTCCCGTCGGCCCGCAAGGAGGCGGGTTTCACCGCCGCCCTCCCCTCCGCGGCGGCCGAAGGCCTCATCCAGCGCACCCTCTTCACGGTCGAGGGCGGCCACGCGGCGGGCGGAGCCCTGCTGGACCGGGGCTGCACGGGCATCGTCTGCGGCAGCGACCCGATGGCGCTGGGCGTCATACGGGCCGCCCGCGAACGGGGCCTGCGCGTGCCGGAGGACGTCTCGGTGGTCGGCTTCGACGACTCCCCGCTGATCGCCTTCACCGACCCTCCGCTGACCACGGTCCGCCAGCCGGTGCGCGCCATGGCCACGGCGGCGGTCGGAGCCCTCCTGGAGGCG
Protein-coding sequences here:
- a CDS encoding LacI family DNA-binding transcriptional regulator, coding for MTSPLRLTDIAAQAAVSEATVSRVLNGKAGVASGTRHKVLAAMDLLGYERPVRLRRRSNGLVGLLTPELTNPIFPAFAQVIEQTLAGHGYTPVLCTQTPGGATEDELVEQLEERGVTGIVFLSGLHADSSADPSRYQRLAARGVPFVLINGFNEQVQAPFISPDDRAAADMAVRHLEDLGHRRIGLAIGPTRYVPSARKEAGFTAALPSAAAEGLIQRTLFTVEGGHAAGGALLDRGCTGIVCGSDPMALGVIRAARERGLRVPEDVSVVGFDDSPLIAFTDPPLTTVRQPVRAMATAAVGALLEAVAGTPVQRTEYVFQPELVVRGSTGQGPG
- a CDS encoding sugar ABC transporter permease; the protein is MTTDSALSAKAASARPRGKRSALASAGLHGTLAVAAVIAVFPVLWILLTSLKPAKHAISTDFVKEPTLDNYRYLVESTSFLTWFGNSVLVAGITTVLGVFIAATTGYAVSRFKFPGMKPLMWTLLITQMFPMAILIVPLYNLMGDLGLLNQPLGLVITYLTIAVPFCAWMMKGFFDTIPVEIDESGRVDGLNPFGTFWRLILPLAKPGLAVTGFYAFITAWGEVAYASAFMVGDEHLTLAGGLQTFVTQYTSNWGAMSAASILIAIPAAFFFLFAQRHLVAGMTAGATKG
- a CDS encoding glycoside hydrolase family 13 protein, which codes for MTQHLAAEPSLDGLPTSTGTQPGWWREAVIYQVYPRSFADSNGDGMGDLEGIRSRLPYLKDLGVDAVWLSPFYASPQADAGYDVADYRAIDPMFGSLHDADAVIREAHALDLRIIVDLVPNHCSDQHEWFKQALREGPGTPLRERFHFRAGRGADGTQPPNDWESIFGGPAWTRVADGEWYLHLFAPEQPDFNWEHPAVQDEFRSILRFWLDLGADGFRIDVAHGLVKAPGLPDLGRGEQLKLLGNQVLPFFDQDGVHEIYRSWRRVLDEYAGDRIGVAEAWTPSADRTAMYLRPDELHQAFNFHYLNTGWDAAALRATIDESLDAMRPVGAPTTWVLSNHDVVRHVTRYGGGARGLARARAAALLMLALPGSAYVYQGEELGLPEVVDLPDAVRQDPAFARGAGQDGLRDGCRVPIPWSGTEAPYGFGEGGSWLPQPAEWAGLSVAAQTGDPASTLELYRAALRLRRTHPELGAGDGVEWLEAPAGVLAFRRGDFTCTVNTTDEAVRMPAPGTVLLASGPLPDPSELPADTAVWWRG